In Mercenaria mercenaria strain notata chromosome 14, MADL_Memer_1, whole genome shotgun sequence, the following are encoded in one genomic region:
- the LOC128548334 gene encoding uncharacterized protein LOC128548334, with product MSFAFLVDFQFRLCFQEREKQEEEKKVAIERRKKEVEERKVKKAAEIEERRIRRDMEKAEKAEKRKEDEEKEARKRLRDEKRQEKAREKASGKPDMAAIMASSFVCDICGECGLVDDEDNGIAGYMVVMGVIGGIMIVV from the coding sequence TGTTGACTTTCAATTTAGATTATGTTTTCAGGAACGTGAAAAACAAGAGGAGGAGAAAAAAGTCGCCATTGAACGTCGGAAGAAGGAGGTAGAAGAAAGGAAAGTAAAGAAGGCAGCAGAGATAGAAGAACGGCGAATTAGAAGAGACATGGAGAAGGCCGAGAAAGCGGAGAAAAGAAAGGAGGATGAAGAAAAAGAGGCCAGAAAAAGACTGAGAGATGAGAAGAGACAAGAGAAAGCTAGGGAGAAGGCGTCTGGGAAACCAGACATGGCTGCTATTATGGCATCGTCTTTTGTGTGTGATATATGTGGAGAGTGTGGGCTTGTGGATGATGAAGATAATGGAATAGCTGGATATATGGTTGTGATGGGTGTGATAGGTGGTATCATGATTGTTGTTTAA